The following are encoded in a window of Lactobacillus acidophilus genomic DNA:
- a CDS encoding P8 family protein yields the protein MADEIIKTALLDRHMKEAFDWSDSDMPVRDALWDYFMEKNGRDTMKTEEDMLPFLKDSDEKIEAFVNENLKK from the coding sequence ATGGCAGACGAAATTATTAAGACTGCATTGTTAGACCGTCACATGAAGGAAGCTTTTGACTGGAGTGATTCTGATATGCCAGTTAGAGATGCCCTTTGGGACTACTTTATGGAAAAGAATGGTAGAGATACCATGAAGACGGAAGAAGATATGCTTCCATTTTTGAAAGACTCAGATGAAAAGATCGAAGCCTTCGTTAACGAAAATCTTAAGAAGTAA
- a CDS encoding DNA-directed RNA polymerase subunit sigma: MCTEEKLINKAKMGDDQALKELFFLYKPLVNSILKKYYLHHYDRDDWEQEALIICYESVVVFSGKKGSFGSLYKTKLSNHARTLVRYNTALRRQIYNHSVSLDSNLCIQEPGRSELITPVKTIYHEFIESLSRLELIAVLTILGEISVEYVINNLKIEYMQLVRARSRAIQKMRNVLF; the protein is encoded by the coding sequence ATGTGTACTGAAGAGAAGTTAATTAATAAAGCAAAAATGGGTGATGATCAGGCATTAAAAGAATTGTTTTTCTTGTATAAACCATTAGTTAATTCAATTCTAAAGAAATATTACTTGCATCATTATGATCGTGATGATTGGGAGCAAGAAGCATTGATTATTTGTTACGAATCTGTAGTAGTTTTTTCTGGTAAAAAAGGAAGTTTTGGTAGTTTATATAAAACTAAGTTATCTAATCATGCTCGAACGTTAGTTAGGTATAATACTGCGTTGAGAAGACAAATATACAATCATTCTGTTTCTTTAGATAGTAATTTGTGTATACAAGAACCTGGACGAAGTGAATTGATAACGCCCGTTAAAACTATATATCATGAGTTTATCGAAAGCTTGTCTCGTCTGGAATTAATTGCGGTATTGACAATACTAGGCGAAATTAGTGTGGAATACGTAATTAATAATTTAAAAATAGAATATATGCAATTAGTTAGGGCGAGATCAAGAGCAATTCAGAAGATGAGAAATGTATTATTCTGA
- the rlmB gene encoding 23S rRNA (guanosine(2251)-2'-O)-methyltransferase RlmB has product MTSNKDFVFGRHAGLDYLKTQNADKINKVFLQHGIQEDFANQVYALSKKKRLVVQSVPKNKLDRLVDGGNHQGLVLAISSFDYADLGKMLDKFDEDGKEPFLLMLDSIEDPHNLGSILRTADATGVDGVIIPKRHATGLTSVVAKTSTGAIDYVPVARVNNLVQTTKELKKRGYWFFGTDMAGVDYREWNAKGKTVLVIGNEGKGIAPLLKKQMDQTITLPMIGHVQSLNASVATGVLLYQAYNSRHPLK; this is encoded by the coding sequence ATGACTTCAAATAAAGATTTCGTATTTGGTCGCCATGCTGGACTAGATTATTTAAAAACACAAAATGCCGATAAAATTAATAAAGTATTTTTACAACATGGTATTCAAGAAGATTTCGCTAATCAAGTTTATGCTTTGAGCAAGAAAAAGCGATTAGTGGTTCAAAGTGTACCTAAGAATAAACTTGATCGTTTAGTTGATGGTGGTAATCACCAAGGCTTAGTTTTAGCAATATCAAGTTTTGATTATGCAGATTTAGGAAAGATGCTAGATAAGTTTGATGAAGATGGAAAAGAGCCATTTTTGTTGATGCTTGACTCAATTGAAGATCCGCATAATTTAGGCTCAATTTTACGTACGGCAGATGCTACAGGTGTTGATGGGGTCATTATTCCTAAGCGTCATGCAACGGGGTTAACTTCTGTGGTAGCTAAAACATCAACTGGTGCGATTGACTATGTTCCGGTGGCCCGTGTTAATAATTTGGTTCAAACTACCAAGGAATTAAAGAAACGTGGATATTGGTTCTTTGGTACCGATATGGCAGGAGTAGATTATCGTGAATGGAACGCTAAGGGCAAGACTGTTTTGGTTATAGGTAACGAAGGTAAGGGGATTGCACCGCTTTTGAAGAAGCAAATGGATCAAACAATTACTTTGCCAATGATTGGTCATGTTCAATCATTAAACGCAAGTGTTGCAACTGGCGTTTTGCTTTACCAAGCTTATAATAGTAGACATCCTTTGAAATAA
- a CDS encoding Mini-ribonuclease 3 → MIKTKKLIEKDVDPDTLNGQTLAYLGDAVYEVIIRRHLVKGGIVKPQVLQREATHYVSAKAQAALITKMQDEEKLTEAELAAFRRGRNAKSHTKAKNTSLKTYQLSTGFEAMIGYLDLLNKNDRIQELADWCIETVEEDGLKDYDFK, encoded by the coding sequence GTGATTAAAACTAAGAAGTTAATTGAAAAAGATGTAGATCCTGATACTTTAAATGGGCAGACTTTGGCTTATTTAGGGGATGCAGTTTATGAAGTAATTATTCGTCGTCACTTAGTAAAGGGCGGTATTGTGAAGCCTCAAGTTTTACAACGTGAAGCAACTCATTACGTTTCCGCTAAAGCTCAAGCTGCATTGATTACTAAAATGCAGGACGAAGAAAAATTGACTGAAGCTGAATTAGCTGCTTTTCGTCGTGGTCGTAATGCTAAAAGTCATACTAAAGCCAAAAATACTAGTTTAAAAACTTATCAATTATCAACTGGTTTTGAAGCCATGATTGGTTATCTAGATTTATTGAATAAAAATGATCGTATTCAAGAACTTGCTGATTGGTGCATTGAGACTGTAGAAGAGGATGGATTAAAAGATTATGACTTCAAATAA